AATCAAGTTATGCGACACAAGCGGCCACCATCAGACTCGATATCGTCATGCTGAAGATTTATGACACTGTGAAACACTCTTGAATCTGTGgaagagaaatggaaaatattcattaaattatGAGATGGtataaaaaaaggtgtttcatatTAAAGAGATTTTAAACAAGCAAACCAAATAAAGACAGTATAATATTTGTGAACAATATCTACCTGTTTGCTAGTATGCCAAAGGCATTCTCCACTGTACGTTTGCCCTGCTCAGTCAGTAAGTAAAGATACACTCCAAGGAAGAAATAGGGGACTGCAGGTTTCTCTTCAGTCTTGTTTGGCAGTCTTCCAGGGGCAGCCAGATTGGCTTTAATTCCTATCTAGCATTTGACAGAGCTGTGTCTTGGCAAAGACACCACCATCAGACTCGGAACATATGGCACCTACATCGACGCACATGAACTTGTAGTTAGCGCCAACAACTCCTAATAGAATGACAAAGTAGAATTTCTTATAGTTGAAGTAATGAGTTCCTCCATTCACTGGGTTCATGATTATGATGTGTTTCAAAATCACGGGCCACTTCCTTCCATTGCTCTGGGGTCGTGGACAATTGCACGACCTCATTTCAGTAACAATATCGCTGACTGTGTCGGGAGCTACTCGGAATTGGAAGGTCAGGCTCTTGTAGGATTCTCCAGCTGCAAGGAAGCGCAGGGTGATTGCAAGACGCAGGCCTGGCTCAATGG
The sequence above is a segment of the Macrobrachium nipponense isolate FS-2020 chromosome 2, ASM1510439v2, whole genome shotgun sequence genome. Coding sequences within it:
- the LOC135221135 gene encoding uncharacterized protein LOC135221135, yielding MRKLVCETPRVYWSLTRITEELFNEIVERVLPLIKKKLTFWRRPIEPGLRLAITLRFLAAGESYKSLTFQFRVAPDTVSDIVTEMRSCNCPRPQSNGRKWPVILKHIIIMNPVNGGTHYFNYKKFYFVILLGVVGANYKFMCVDVGAICSESDGGVFAKTQLCQMLDRN